A single window of Syntrophotalea acetylenica DNA harbors:
- a CDS encoding insulinase family protein, whose product MAESHYRAGDRQHGFLITAVSPLPELHATLVQLQHERTGARMVHLDRDDDNNLFAVGFRTTPQDSTGVAHILEHTVLCGSRRYPVRDPFFTMLKRSLSSFMNALTASDWTCYPFASQNHTDFYNLMGIYLDAAFFPLLRERDFRQEGHRLEFADPGDMRSPLQFKGVVYNEMKGAMADPSSLLHRRLTRALYPTVTYGFNSGGEPEDILDLSYAQLKTFHSTYYHPANAWFFTYGNMPLEGHLHAIEEQALRHFGPLQVNSAIPDEVRFEAPRKVVESFPAEAGDSLARRSMVQIAWLSCPVSDPFERLGMTLLAELLLGNPAAPLYKALLESGLGQNLAPGTGYHDDYRETYFAAGLQGTDPEAVDGIETLVLETLQHVVRQGFAPDQIEAAIHQLEFSYREVSGDQYPYGLLLLMRMFGSWLHADDPVSPLCFEADLVRLRRELATGPFFENLVRRHLLDNPHRVTLLLKPDPQMKMRQEQRLRERLAAVEKKLSASDKNDLVEQGLALLQAQEGNEDLSSLPTLDLTDIPARPAPVDFRAGELRDVPVSWFDQPTNGIGYFDASLAIDDLPEELLCDVPLFCSLLTKVGAAGSSYLEMAERVSAATGGVQANPIILDSPASLDDFQLAIEFRGKALLRNQRRLFEILRDFASAPDFFDLKRLHTVLQQMKTSLENSVPGSGHSYASRVAAGALTAAGRLRENWSGLHLIRLVRDLAGRQPEQLGDLAHRLQRLASLIFRRDRLRCAITAEQSGFSEIGAALDVFLAALPTCREPAAMLPRPAPFGDKATGWIAAVPVAYVARVFPAVPLGHADGPALLVLAKLLRGGYLHREIREKGGAYGGMANYDAQSGLFAMLSYRDPHLVRTLEVYRDAARWAASGMFSAVDIKEAVLGVFSQIDRPLSPGGKAVREFRYLLQGWSPEARQLFRERILAVDAARLAYVARTYLVDGWDAGAVSVVAGEDMLLEANSRLGTAALALEKV is encoded by the coding sequence ATGGCAGAAAGTCATTATCGCGCAGGGGACCGGCAACACGGTTTTCTGATCACCGCCGTATCGCCGCTGCCGGAACTGCATGCAACGCTGGTGCAGTTGCAACACGAACGGACCGGAGCGCGCATGGTTCATCTCGACCGCGACGATGACAACAATCTGTTCGCCGTCGGTTTTCGCACCACGCCGCAGGATTCCACCGGCGTGGCGCACATTCTGGAGCACACCGTCCTGTGCGGCTCGCGACGCTACCCGGTACGGGATCCCTTTTTCACGATGCTCAAGCGCAGTCTCAGCTCCTTTATGAATGCGCTGACGGCCAGCGACTGGACCTGCTACCCCTTTGCTTCACAGAACCACACCGATTTTTACAACCTGATGGGGATCTATCTGGACGCGGCTTTTTTCCCGTTGCTGCGCGAGCGGGATTTTCGACAGGAAGGACATCGCCTGGAATTTGCTGATCCGGGAGACATGCGCTCGCCCCTGCAGTTTAAAGGAGTGGTGTACAACGAGATGAAGGGTGCCATGGCCGATCCTTCCTCGTTGCTGCACCGGCGCCTGACCCGCGCGCTTTATCCGACGGTGACCTACGGCTTCAACAGCGGCGGCGAGCCCGAAGATATCCTCGATCTGAGCTACGCTCAGCTCAAGACGTTCCATTCTACCTATTATCATCCCGCCAATGCCTGGTTTTTCACCTATGGCAATATGCCCCTGGAGGGCCATCTTCACGCCATTGAAGAGCAGGCCTTGCGCCATTTCGGGCCGCTGCAGGTAAACAGCGCGATCCCGGACGAAGTACGTTTCGAGGCGCCTCGCAAGGTGGTGGAATCCTTCCCTGCCGAGGCCGGGGATTCTCTTGCCCGGCGCTCCATGGTGCAGATCGCCTGGTTGAGTTGCCCGGTGTCGGATCCCTTCGAACGGCTGGGCATGACGCTGCTGGCCGAACTGCTGCTCGGCAACCCCGCCGCCCCGCTATACAAGGCACTGCTCGAATCGGGCCTGGGTCAGAACCTGGCGCCGGGGACCGGTTATCATGACGATTACCGCGAGACCTATTTTGCTGCCGGATTGCAGGGCACGGATCCGGAAGCGGTGGATGGCATCGAAACGCTGGTCCTGGAAACGCTGCAGCATGTTGTTCGCCAGGGGTTCGCTCCGGATCAGATTGAGGCAGCCATCCACCAGCTGGAATTTTCCTATCGTGAGGTCAGCGGAGACCAGTATCCCTACGGTTTGCTGTTGCTGATGCGCATGTTCGGCTCCTGGCTGCATGCCGACGACCCGGTGTCACCCCTGTGTTTCGAGGCGGATCTTGTACGGTTACGCCGGGAATTGGCAACCGGCCCGTTTTTTGAAAACCTGGTCCGCCGGCATCTGCTCGACAACCCCCACCGGGTGACTCTGCTGCTCAAACCCGATCCGCAAATGAAAATGCGTCAGGAGCAGCGACTGCGCGAGCGGCTGGCGGCTGTTGAAAAAAAACTCTCCGCCAGCGATAAAAACGACCTGGTTGAGCAGGGCCTGGCATTGCTGCAGGCTCAGGAGGGCAATGAAGACCTGTCGTCTTTGCCAACGCTTGACCTGACAGATATTCCCGCCCGGCCGGCGCCGGTCGATTTCCGCGCTGGCGAACTTCGGGATGTGCCGGTGAGCTGGTTTGATCAGCCGACCAACGGCATCGGCTATTTCGACGCCAGTCTGGCGATTGATGACCTGCCGGAAGAGTTGCTGTGCGATGTCCCCCTGTTTTGCTCCCTGTTGACCAAAGTGGGCGCCGCCGGCAGCAGTTACCTGGAAATGGCGGAACGCGTTTCCGCGGCTACAGGCGGGGTGCAGGCCAATCCAATCATTCTCGATAGCCCGGCCAGTCTGGACGATTTTCAGCTTGCTATCGAGTTTCGTGGCAAGGCCCTGTTGCGCAATCAGCGGCGGTTGTTTGAAATTCTCAGGGATTTTGCCTCGGCTCCCGATTTTTTTGATCTGAAGCGCCTGCACACCGTGCTCCAGCAGATGAAAACCTCTCTGGAGAATTCTGTACCCGGTTCCGGACACAGTTACGCATCGCGGGTTGCGGCCGGAGCCTTGACGGCGGCCGGCCGATTACGGGAGAACTGGAGCGGCCTGCACCTGATTCGCTTGGTCAGGGACCTGGCCGGTCGGCAACCGGAGCAGCTCGGCGACCTCGCCCATCGCCTGCAGCGTCTGGCCAGTCTGATTTTCCGCCGCGACCGTCTGCGCTGTGCGATAACCGCCGAACAATCCGGATTCTCTGAAATCGGCGCGGCTCTCGACGTTTTTCTCGCCGCCCTGCCGACTTGCCGCGAGCCGGCCGCCATGCTGCCGCGGCCGGCGCCTTTTGGTGACAAGGCTACCGGCTGGATAGCGGCTGTTCCGGTGGCCTATGTAGCTCGGGTTTTCCCCGCGGTTCCACTGGGGCACGCCGACGGACCGGCACTGCTGGTGCTGGCCAAGCTGTTGCGTGGCGGCTATCTGCATCGCGAAATCAGGGAAAAGGGCGGCGCCTATGGCGGGATGGCCAATTACGATGCACAAAGCGGCCTGTTTGCCATGCTTTCCTATCGCGACCCGCATCTGGTGCGCACCCTCGAGGTCTATCGGGATGCCGCCCGTTGGGCTGCCTCGGGCATGTTTTCCGCAGTCGATATCAAGGAAGCTGTTCTTGGCGTGTTCAGCCAGATTGACAGGCCCCTGTCTCCGGGGGGCAAGGCAGTGCGCGAGTTCCGTTATCTTCTCCAGGGGTGGTCCCCGGAAGCGCGGCAACTTTTCCGCGAGCGCATTCTGGCCGTGGATGCTGCGCGCCTCGCATATGTTGCCCGGACTTATCTGGTGGACGGCTGGGATGCCGGTGCGGTGTCGGTGGTGGCCGGAGAAGATATGCTGCTGGAAGCCAACAGCCGGCTCGGTACGGCAGCCCTGGCGCTTGAAAAGGTTTGA
- a CDS encoding sulfide/dihydroorotate dehydrogenase-like FAD/NAD-binding protein, translated as MFRILANTPVTSNLHRLDISAPRIASHRKPGQFVIVHAEEDAERIPLTIADADQRQGSITLFVQAVGYSTRRLVAMPAGASLRDVAGPLGRPTHIERWGRVTCAGGGVGTAVLYPVAKALAAAGNRVTTLIGGRTASLIIMAEEFSAFCEKVLITTEDGSLGQEGLVTTVLDAQLRAEESRPQAVFAAGPVPMMRAVAEMTRPWKVHTIVSLNPIMIDGTGMCGGCRVMVNGEMKFACVDGPEFDGHMVDFDLLADRLTTYRDQECRMLKKLEE; from the coding sequence ATGTTCCGAATTCTGGCCAACACGCCTGTAACCAGCAACCTTCACCGTCTCGACATCTCCGCTCCACGCATTGCCAGTCACCGCAAACCAGGTCAATTCGTCATCGTGCACGCCGAGGAGGACGCAGAACGCATACCGCTTACCATTGCCGACGCCGATCAACGGCAGGGCAGCATCACGCTGTTCGTTCAGGCGGTTGGTTACTCCACCCGCCGCCTGGTGGCCATGCCGGCAGGCGCCAGTCTTCGCGACGTCGCCGGACCGCTCGGCCGCCCTACCCACATCGAGCGATGGGGACGCGTCACCTGCGCCGGCGGCGGTGTCGGCACGGCCGTTCTCTACCCGGTGGCCAAGGCTCTGGCTGCTGCCGGCAACCGGGTCACGACCCTGATTGGCGGCCGCACCGCCTCACTGATCATCATGGCCGAGGAATTTTCAGCTTTCTGCGAAAAGGTGCTGATTACCACCGAAGACGGCAGTCTGGGGCAGGAAGGACTGGTGACGACGGTTCTGGACGCTCAGTTACGCGCGGAGGAAAGCAGGCCGCAGGCAGTTTTTGCCGCCGGTCCGGTACCCATGATGCGGGCCGTCGCCGAAATGACCCGCCCCTGGAAGGTACACACCATTGTCAGCCTTAACCCGATCATGATCGACGGCACCGGCATGTGCGGCGGCTGTCGGGTCATGGTCAATGGCGAGATGAAGTTTGCCTGTGTGGACGGGCCGGAATTCGATGGGCACATGGTCGACTTCGACCTGCTGGCCGACAGATTGACAACCTACCGCGACCAGGAATGCCGCATGCTTAAAAAGCTCGAGGAATGA
- a CDS encoding substrate-binding domain-containing protein — MRSSLRILSSVLLLMAIFCSGAMAVERLKLSTTTSTENSGLLAAILPAFEKKHDCKVDVIAVGTGKSLKIAENGDVDVTLVHARSLEDAFVAAGFGVNRRDVMYNDFIIIGPAKDPAGVKKAKSAAEAMKRIADAKATFVSRGDESGTHVMEKTMWKAADVSPKGAWYVEAGQGMGEVIIMANERQGYTLTDRATYIAYQNKVKLPIAFQGDKALFNPYGVIAVNPKRHPHVKYDLAMAFIAYLTSNEGQKAIADFKVKGQQLFFVYE, encoded by the coding sequence ATGAGGTCATCATTGCGGATTCTGAGCAGCGTTCTATTACTTATGGCGATTTTCTGCAGCGGCGCCATGGCTGTCGAACGTCTGAAACTCTCCACCACCACTTCCACGGAAAATTCGGGATTGCTGGCGGCCATACTGCCCGCTTTCGAGAAAAAACATGATTGCAAGGTCGATGTAATCGCAGTCGGGACCGGCAAGTCCCTCAAAATCGCTGAAAACGGTGATGTCGACGTGACCCTGGTTCATGCCCGCTCCCTGGAAGATGCCTTTGTCGCAGCCGGTTTCGGTGTCAACCGCCGTGACGTCATGTATAACGATTTCATCATTATCGGCCCCGCCAAGGATCCCGCCGGAGTTAAAAAGGCAAAATCAGCCGCCGAAGCCATGAAGCGCATCGCTGACGCAAAGGCGACCTTTGTGTCCCGCGGCGACGAGTCCGGAACGCATGTGATGGAGAAAACCATGTGGAAGGCCGCCGACGTGAGCCCCAAGGGCGCCTGGTATGTCGAAGCCGGCCAGGGCATGGGTGAGGTCATCATCATGGCCAATGAACGCCAGGGATACACCCTTACCGACCGCGCCACCTACATCGCTTATCAGAACAAGGTCAAGCTGCCCATCGCTTTTCAGGGCGACAAGGCTTTGTTCAATCCCTATGGTGTGATCGCCGTCAATCCCAAGCGGCACCCCCATGTCAAATACGACCTGGCCATGGCTTTTATCGCCTACCTGACCTCCAATGAAGGACAGAAGGCCATCGCCGATTTCAAGGTGAAAGGGCAGCAGTTGTTTTTTGTTTATGAATAA
- a CDS encoding pyridoxal phosphate-dependent aminotransferase, producing MNIELSRRANLVKPFLAMEIMERAHELQACGKDIIYLCLGEPDFPTPAPIIQAGIRAMRSGGTTYTHSLGRLEIREAIAGHYLSRYGVSVEPSRILVSAGTSPLMLLLFSALLNPGDEILLADPAYACYPNFIRFAGGVPGFLRTRPEDGFQPRPEQVRQRLGPRSRGILINSPSNPAGSVLPPAWLAEMATFPVPLISDEIYHGLTYQGEEHSALQYTQNAFVLGGFSKAYAMTGWRLGYLIVPQGCMRTLQSLHQNFLICAGNFVQMAGIAALRDCQQDVARMRAVYDQRRRYLIEELPKLGLPLHSCPAGAFYALADARHVSTDSRALALAILEETGVALTPGIDFGQGAEGYLRFSYANSMERIAQALERLRDFLAKRGKLREGQRDCQ from the coding sequence ATGAACATCGAGCTTTCACGCCGCGCCAACCTTGTCAAGCCCTTTCTGGCCATGGAGATCATGGAACGCGCCCATGAGCTGCAAGCCTGCGGAAAGGACATTATCTACCTCTGCCTTGGAGAACCGGATTTTCCCACCCCCGCGCCGATCATCCAAGCCGGCATCCGGGCCATGCGAAGCGGCGGCACCACCTACACCCACTCCCTGGGGCGGTTGGAGATACGCGAAGCCATTGCCGGGCATTACCTCAGTCGTTACGGGGTCTCGGTAGAGCCTTCCCGCATCCTGGTTTCTGCGGGAACCAGCCCGCTGATGCTGCTGCTGTTTTCCGCACTCCTGAACCCCGGGGACGAAATTCTGCTCGCGGATCCTGCCTATGCCTGTTATCCCAATTTCATCCGCTTTGCCGGCGGCGTACCGGGCTTCCTGCGCACCCGGCCCGAAGACGGGTTTCAGCCGCGTCCGGAGCAGGTCCGGCAGCGGCTTGGACCCCGCAGTCGCGGCATTCTCATCAATTCGCCATCGAATCCAGCCGGCTCGGTGCTACCCCCGGCATGGCTGGCGGAAATGGCGACGTTTCCCGTACCCTTGATTTCAGACGAAATCTATCACGGCCTCACCTATCAGGGGGAAGAGCACAGCGCTCTGCAATACACGCAAAACGCCTTCGTGCTTGGCGGCTTCTCCAAGGCCTATGCCATGACCGGCTGGCGGCTGGGTTACCTCATCGTACCTCAGGGTTGCATGCGCACCTTGCAGAGCCTGCACCAGAACTTCCTTATTTGTGCGGGAAACTTTGTCCAGATGGCCGGAATTGCCGCGTTGCGCGACTGCCAGCAGGACGTCGCGCGGATGCGCGCAGTCTACGACCAGCGGCGCCGCTATCTCATCGAGGAGTTGCCAAAGCTCGGGCTGCCCCTCCACAGCTGCCCGGCGGGAGCCTTTTACGCGCTGGCAGACGCCCGGCACGTCAGCACGGATTCGAGAGCGCTGGCCCTGGCTATCCTCGAAGAAACCGGCGTAGCCCTGACCCCCGGAATCGATTTCGGGCAAGGCGCGGAAGGCTACCTGCGCTTTTCCTATGCCAACTCCATGGAACGCATTGCACAGGCCCTTGAACGACTGCGGGATTTTCTCGCAAAAAGGGGAAAACTACGGGAGGGACAACGGGATTGCCAATAA
- a CDS encoding putative sulfate/molybdate transporter, with amino-acid sequence MKIGSFEFSMRELGGAMGDFGTLFPLAIGYIVVCGVHPAGLLIMMGLANVVTGFCYRLPMPIEPMKVLAVVAIAEQWPPSMVYASAFAMGVVWLVVSLSGLMELIARITPKSVIRGIQMALGILLAVKALEMMSSGWILGLVSVAIVLFLRNNRFTPAAVVLVVLGAVIMYVNRQFQGLPGPTLALPDLQTFTLGQSWQAMLRGGFSQLPLTATNAVIATAVLIQGYWPDRPVSEKKLALNMGIMNLVVPFFGGMPMCHGAGGLAGQYYFGARTGGANLIEGGLEIAMGLFLAGSIAGLFAAFPLAIVGAMMLLVGIELTKFARGLTWDWNLWPMVATVLVSLVVNMAWGFVVGLLLHHGWSLAARKKAAT; translated from the coding sequence GTGAAAATCGGAAGTTTTGAATTCAGCATGCGTGAACTCGGCGGGGCCATGGGGGATTTCGGCACGCTGTTTCCTCTTGCTATTGGTTATATTGTCGTGTGTGGCGTGCATCCGGCTGGCTTGCTGATCATGATGGGCCTTGCCAACGTGGTTACCGGTTTCTGCTACCGACTGCCCATGCCCATCGAGCCGATGAAAGTGCTGGCGGTGGTCGCCATCGCCGAGCAGTGGCCGCCTTCCATGGTTTACGCATCGGCCTTTGCCATGGGGGTGGTCTGGCTGGTCGTTTCCTTGTCGGGGTTGATGGAGCTGATAGCACGCATTACCCCCAAATCGGTCATTCGGGGCATCCAGATGGCTCTTGGTATACTGCTGGCCGTCAAAGCCCTGGAGATGATGTCCAGCGGCTGGATTCTGGGGCTGGTGTCCGTCGCCATTGTTTTGTTTCTGCGAAACAACCGGTTCACGCCGGCGGCGGTGGTGCTGGTAGTTCTTGGCGCTGTGATTATGTATGTCAACCGGCAGTTTCAGGGGCTTCCGGGGCCGACCCTGGCACTGCCCGACTTGCAGACCTTTACCCTGGGCCAGTCCTGGCAGGCCATGTTGCGCGGCGGCTTTTCCCAGCTGCCCCTGACCGCGACCAACGCCGTTATCGCTACGGCCGTACTGATCCAAGGTTACTGGCCGGATCGGCCGGTGAGTGAAAAAAAACTGGCCCTGAACATGGGCATCATGAATCTGGTGGTCCCGTTTTTTGGCGGCATGCCCATGTGCCATGGCGCCGGTGGACTCGCCGGTCAATATTATTTCGGTGCCCGCACCGGAGGCGCCAATTTGATCGAAGGTGGGTTGGAAATCGCCATGGGCCTGTTTCTGGCGGGATCGATAGCGGGCCTGTTTGCCGCTTTTCCGCTGGCGATTGTCGGTGCCATGATGCTGTTGGTCGGCATCGAGCTGACCAAATTTGCCAGGGGGCTGACCTGGGATTGGAACCTTTGGCCGATGGTGGCAACGGTACTGGTTTCCCTTGTTGTGAATATGGCCTGGGGGTTTGTGGTCGGATTGCTTTTGCACCATGGCTGGAGCCTTGCAGCGAGGAAAAAAGCCGCAACCTAG
- a CDS encoding EAL domain-containing protein, whose product MLCRKAVLSVCFLLLLMPASGWAREMKLLILHSFHAGFAWTANQQAGFLQALEGRAGAASVDLRVEYLDAGAGTFEPAGFDALFSHFKNKYTHFVPDLIYATDRQAVAFLHMYGSRLFPTVPVVFSGLHDLDLDTQLNPDRFFGTFALPDIGATVDLALRLEPTLKELHFVGDDSVVSRGLRSYVRREVARYYPQVAATFYDSPRLEDLAAHLADVQPGLWVVTSLVGVRDKHGALVSVAESLQRLSASGRFKILAMEDIYLTPGVLGGAMNRGAEQGWLAGCLAREQVFNETLPDNVSLLGNTSRSYLFDYLQLRQFGLSMEDLPPGSSVVNQPRFLWKQRGFLPGVLIGLVVLQLGFLWFLLRFFRGRGRARQALLEKQAQFHTVIAATHDAVVAIDEQGRVTLFNPAAEQLFGWSSEEMIGGSLDALMPEGYRGQHRKDVASFFGTGEPSEAIGRSLELLAIHRSGREFPVELSLSVGQCGRERFVLATLRDISSQRQVEREIRQLAYYDGLTGLPNRALFEDRFRRVLSSADRTGQLAALLFIGVDNLKIINDTRGHACGDRLLKLTGQRLSSLVHGGVTVVRWEGDKFVVLLPGLQALAEAEQVADDILKTFGEPFPVDEQRFFMTASVGVAVYPHHGSGGEMLLQHADMAMYAAKEQGRNTYCIFTEEMNRCLLERSELEHNLRQAIAREEFFLAFQPQVDQKTGRVVGAEALLRWHHKDKGLIPPGQFIPLAEESGLILPIGYWVLRHACAQNKAWQLAGYPPLRVAVNLSARQFQQPDFYDQVGRILKETELEPRYLELELTESLLMADAKAAAQTLSALRDLGVGIAIDDFGTGYSSLSYLKAFPIDRIKIAQEFVLDIVRDPGDAAIVETIIAMAHGLGLDIVAEGVETADQLEFLRTRQCQVMQGYYFSRPVPAEIFIEFLAENVAGACNGVHAML is encoded by the coding sequence ATGCTTTGCCGCAAGGCTGTATTGTCTGTCTGTTTCCTGTTGCTGCTGATGCCGGCTTCCGGTTGGGCGCGGGAGATGAAGCTGTTAATCCTGCATTCCTTCCATGCCGGGTTCGCCTGGACGGCGAACCAGCAGGCCGGTTTTCTGCAAGCGCTTGAAGGTCGCGCCGGCGCCGCTTCCGTCGACCTGCGTGTCGAGTATCTTGATGCCGGCGCCGGAACATTCGAACCGGCCGGTTTCGATGCACTTTTCAGCCACTTCAAGAATAAATATACCCATTTTGTTCCCGATCTGATCTATGCGACCGACCGCCAGGCCGTCGCTTTTCTGCATATGTATGGCTCTCGCCTGTTTCCGACGGTGCCGGTTGTTTTCAGCGGTCTGCACGATCTTGACCTGGACACACAGCTGAATCCCGACCGCTTTTTCGGAACCTTCGCATTGCCGGATATCGGCGCCACCGTTGACCTTGCCTTGCGACTGGAGCCCACGCTGAAAGAGCTGCACTTTGTCGGCGACGATTCCGTCGTTTCACGCGGACTTCGAAGTTATGTCCGCCGGGAGGTCGCCAGGTATTATCCGCAGGTCGCGGCAACCTTTTATGACAGCCCCCGCCTCGAAGATCTGGCCGCTCATCTGGCCGATGTGCAACCCGGGTTATGGGTTGTCACTTCCCTGGTCGGCGTGCGGGACAAGCATGGTGCTTTGGTGTCCGTTGCCGAAAGCCTGCAGCGCCTGTCGGCGTCCGGCCGTTTCAAAATTTTGGCAATGGAAGACATTTATCTGACGCCTGGCGTACTCGGCGGTGCCATGAATCGTGGGGCGGAGCAGGGCTGGCTGGCGGGCTGTCTGGCCCGCGAACAGGTTTTCAACGAAACTCTGCCAGACAACGTTTCCCTGCTGGGCAATACTTCGCGCTCCTACCTGTTCGACTACCTTCAGCTGCGGCAATTCGGCCTGAGCATGGAGGATCTTCCGCCAGGCAGTTCGGTAGTGAATCAACCCCGTTTTCTGTGGAAGCAGCGTGGGTTCCTGCCCGGCGTGCTAATCGGTCTGGTTGTTCTTCAACTGGGTTTTTTGTGGTTTTTGCTGCGTTTTTTTCGTGGAAGGGGCCGCGCCCGGCAGGCCTTGCTGGAGAAACAGGCGCAGTTTCATACCGTGATCGCCGCGACTCATGACGCGGTGGTAGCGATTGACGAACAGGGTCGTGTGACCCTGTTCAACCCGGCGGCCGAGCAGCTTTTTGGCTGGAGCAGCGAAGAGATGATTGGCGGCAGCCTGGATGCTCTTATGCCGGAAGGCTATCGTGGACAGCATCGCAAGGATGTGGCCAGCTTTTTCGGCACGGGCGAACCTTCCGAGGCGATTGGCCGCAGCCTGGAGCTCCTGGCGATACATCGCTCCGGGCGGGAGTTTCCGGTTGAGCTGAGCCTGTCGGTCGGCCAGTGTGGCCGGGAGCGTTTCGTGCTGGCCACGCTGCGCGATATTTCCAGCCAGCGGCAGGTCGAACGGGAAATCCGGCAGCTGGCATATTACGATGGATTGACGGGCCTGCCGAACCGGGCACTTTTCGAAGATCGGTTCCGCCGTGTTTTGAGCAGTGCCGATCGAACCGGCCAGTTGGCGGCCCTGTTATTTATCGGCGTGGACAATCTCAAGATCATTAACGACACGCGCGGGCATGCCTGCGGTGACCGGTTGTTGAAGCTGACCGGCCAGCGGCTGTCAAGTCTGGTCCACGGCGGCGTTACTGTTGTCCGCTGGGAAGGTGACAAGTTTGTCGTTTTGCTGCCGGGGTTGCAGGCGTTGGCGGAGGCCGAACAGGTGGCCGACGATATTCTCAAAACCTTTGGCGAGCCTTTCCCGGTGGACGAGCAGCGTTTTTTCATGACGGCAAGCGTGGGGGTGGCGGTTTATCCCCACCATGGCAGCGGCGGGGAGATGCTCCTTCAGCATGCCGATATGGCCATGTACGCCGCCAAGGAGCAAGGCCGCAATACCTATTGCATCTTCACCGAAGAAATGAACCGGTGTTTGCTGGAACGCAGCGAACTCGAGCATAATCTGCGGCAGGCGATAGCGCGGGAGGAGTTTTTTCTTGCCTTCCAGCCCCAGGTCGACCAGAAAACGGGGCGCGTCGTGGGCGCGGAGGCCTTGCTGCGCTGGCATCACAAGGACAAGGGCCTGATCCCTCCCGGGCAGTTCATCCCCCTTGCGGAAGAGAGCGGCCTGATTCTTCCCATTGGTTACTGGGTATTGCGCCATGCCTGCGCGCAGAACAAAGCATGGCAGTTGGCCGGTTACCCTCCCTTGCGCGTGGCGGTCAATCTTTCCGCCCGGCAGTTTCAGCAGCCCGATTTTTATGACCAGGTTGGCCGCATTCTTAAGGAGACGGAACTCGAGCCCCGTTATCTCGAACTGGAACTGACCGAGAGCCTGCTTATGGCCGATGCCAAGGCGGCCGCACAGACGCTGAGCGCACTGCGGGATCTTGGGGTGGGCATAGCCATTGACGATTTCGGCACCGGCTATTCCTCGCTTAGCTACCTGAAGGCGTTTCCCATCGACCGGATAAAGATTGCCCAGGAATTCGTTCTTGACATTGTTCGGGACCCAGGGGATGCGGCGATCGTGGAAACCATTATCGCTATGGCCCACGGGCTGGGCCTGGATATTGTCGCGGAAGGGGTTGAAACGGCTGATCAACTTGAATTTTTACGAACGCGACAGTGCCAGGTGATGCAGGGCTATTACTTCAGCCGACCGGTACCCGCGGAAATTTTCATCGAATTTCTTGCCGAAAACGTTGCCGGCGCCTGCAACGGTGTCCATGCAATGCTCTGA
- a CDS encoding DUF362 domain-containing protein encodes MGTHFITDDCINCGACAEVCPVDAISEKGEMHVVDQAVCTDCGACDEVCPVDAIKWD; translated from the coding sequence ATGGGAACGCATTTTATTACGGATGATTGCATCAATTGCGGTGCTTGCGCGGAAGTCTGCCCGGTCGATGCGATCAGTGAAAAAGGCGAAATGCATGTGGTCGATCAGGCGGTCTGTACTGATTGCGGGGCCTGCGACGAAGTCTGCCCGGTGGATGCGATCAAGTGGGATTGA
- a CDS encoding helix-turn-helix transcriptional regulator — translation MEKLLSTKEVAQRLGVNEKMVYTLITEKGLPATKITGKWLFPAHLVEQWVESMTINYPTGSAELPHKSGLLMIAGSDDILLDRSLSLFMKLNSGDVVLFGAIGSLGGLKALRRGMCHIATSHLAEENENDYNFSYAASELDALPAVVNFCRREQGLIVAAGNPHGIAGCGDIAEKDLTVVNRALGASTRIIFDQQLQEAGIKPARIKGYGNEVAHHLDIGLEILSGRADVGPGIRPAAALLGLDFLPLRWERFDLLIPKDSFFDKSIQQFLALLHEPAFHKLAAALPGYDLSLSGRMLFPGESR, via the coding sequence ATGGAAAAACTGCTGTCCACGAAAGAAGTTGCCCAGCGTCTCGGTGTCAACGAAAAGATGGTCTATACGTTGATAACCGAAAAGGGGCTGCCTGCCACCAAGATTACCGGTAAATGGCTTTTTCCGGCCCATCTGGTGGAACAGTGGGTCGAGAGCATGACCATCAATTATCCGACCGGGTCTGCTGAATTGCCGCATAAGAGCGGATTGCTGATGATTGCCGGCAGCGACGATATCCTGCTCGACCGCTCCCTGTCGCTGTTCATGAAGCTCAATTCCGGGGATGTGGTGCTGTTCGGAGCGATCGGCAGCCTTGGCGGACTGAAGGCCCTGCGTCGGGGCATGTGTCACATCGCCACCAGTCACCTCGCCGAAGAAAATGAAAACGACTACAATTTTTCCTATGCCGCCAGCGAGCTGGATGCGTTGCCCGCGGTGGTCAATTTTTGCCGGCGCGAGCAGGGGTTGATCGTGGCAGCCGGCAACCCCCACGGGATTGCCGGCTGTGGTGACATTGCCGAAAAGGACCTTACCGTGGTCAATCGCGCGCTGGGGGCCAGCACGCGCATCATTTTCGACCAGCAATTGCAGGAGGCCGGTATCAAGCCGGCCCGGATCAAGGGGTATGGCAACGAAGTCGCGCACCATCTCGATATCGGACTGGAGATCCTCAGTGGGCGCGCCGATGTCGGTCCGGGAATTCGTCCCGCGGCAGCGTTGCTGGGACTCGACTTTCTGCCGTTGCGGTGGGAGCGTTTCGACCTTCTGATTCCCAAGGACAGTTTTTTCGATAAATCCATTCAACAATTTCTCGCCTTGCTTCACGAACCGGCCTTCCACAAACTCGCCGCCGCATTGCCCGGTTACGATCTGAGCCTCTCCGGCCGCATGCTGTTTCCCGGGGAGTCGCGCTGA